In one window of Camelina sativa cultivar DH55 chromosome 15, Cs, whole genome shotgun sequence DNA:
- the LOC104745713 gene encoding CASP-like protein 2A2, with protein MNKTDQTAIDGSALELNRTEKTAEAVLRVVSMALSIAGLVIMIKNSISNDFGSVSYSNLGAFMYLVSANGVCAAYSLLSALAILALSCPISKRQVWTLFLLDQVVTYLVLAAGSVSAETVYLAYYGNIPITWSSACDSYGIFCHKALISVVFTFVVSLLYMLLSLISSYRLFSRFEAP; from the exons atgaacaagACTGATCAAACAGCCATTGACGGCTCAGCTTTAGAGCTTAACCGCACTGAGAAAACGGCAGAGGCGGTCCTGCGAGTAGTATCAATGGCTCTAAGTATTGCGGGTCTCGTGATCATGATCAAGAACTCCATCTCCAACGACTTTGGCTCTGTTTCTTACTCAAATCTTGGAGCTTTCAT GTATTTGGTGAGTGCTAATGGCGTTTGTGCTGCTTATTCTCTTCTTTCTGCTCTCGCAATATTAGCCCTTTCGTGTCCAATAAGCAAGCGCCAAGTCTGGACACTGTTCTTGCTTGACCAGGTAGTCACGTACCTGGTTCTAGCGGCTGGCTCTGTATCTGCAGAGACGGTTTACTTAGCATATTATGGAAACATACCCATCACTTGGAGCTCTGCTTGTGACTCCTATGGAATCTTCTGTCACAAGGCATTGATCTCGGTTGTGTTCACATTCGTTGTCTCCCTTCTCTATATGTTGCTCTCGCTTATCTCTTCGTATCGACTCTTCAGCAGATTTGAAGCACCCTAA
- the LOC109129246 gene encoding uncharacterized protein LOC109129246, whose product MESVKTSRFITEVAPAKFISATREPFKNMLTTISEEDFDFEELVRATAERLSSSCPCSSSWSLAHYSKINRLSSS is encoded by the coding sequence ATGGAATCAGTTAAGACCTCCAGGTTCATCACTGAGGTGGCTCCGGCTAAGTTTATATCGGCAACGAGAGAACCATTCAAGAACATGTTGACAACAATCTCCGAGGAAGACTTTGACTTTGAAGAACTAGTCAGAGCCACTGCAGAgagactctcttcttcttgtccatGCTCCTCCTCCTGGTCTCTTGCTCACTACTCCAAGATCAAcagactctcttcttcttaa